A section of the Saccharomyces paradoxus strain CBS432 chromosome XII sequence genome encodes:
- the NFG1 gene encoding Nfg1p (similar to YLR042C): MKISQFGSLAFIPIALLQILIVQAQLLTDSNAQDLNTAFGQKVQYTFLDNGSSNDQLLHLPSTTSSGIITSSLAATNNTGFSLSSSLPKVTSSVVSSINYQSSNSTVVTQLTSLPSSSGNQTTSPKTTNTISSSTSTGGVGSVRPCFYFVLMLETITYLFS; the protein is encoded by the coding sequence ATGAAGATAAGCCAATTCGGTTCTCTAGCTTTCATTCCTATTGCACTACTACAAATCCTCATTGTTCAAGCACAACTTCTCACAGACTCAAATGCTCAAGACTTAAATACTGCCTTTGGGCAAAAAGTGCAATACACCTTTCTTGACAATGGAAGTTCTAACGATCAATtacttcatcttccaaGTACAACTTCTTCCGGCATTATTACTAGTTCATTAGCTGCTACTAATAACACAGGTTTTTCCTTATCGTCATCTCTACCAAAAGTAACTTCCAGCGTCGTATCATCTATAAACTACCAATCCTCAAACTCTACTGTAGTCACCCAGTTAACGTCACTACCTTCTTCATCGGGAAATCAAACAACAAGCCCTAAGACAACTAATACAATAAGTTCGAGTACAAGCACAGGAGGTGTAGGCTCAGTCAGGCCATGTTTTTACTTTGTTTTAATGTTGGAAACCATCActtatttgttttcttaa
- the RIC1 gene encoding Ric1p (Protein involved in retrograde transport to the cis-Golgi network~similar to YLR039C), whose amino-acid sequence MHLWPVSPPQMLRIPPRNAELGGGTKMDDRNILQSMTLPQANVLIMLTPTRVLIYNFKPMALVASHERTMASLQEFGDNRSMKRSAPYNDIIEGLISKKDSQYLLWHQGKLIFYVMTDKNFLLTYQILKNCTNETIFKEYGIPVIEPLLMNEEEANSAEYDYNTDDDTLTVFDKNNSSRIIQNGFGITKEKGFLHFLSNQENIDELPVKKLELRLKVVLKFDYEIIDMIGIKTFSKVGDGRYEEVLIVLFPHGLQILTISDFKVSKSSLVEVKNGSKTIVCNKQLMVLSHDPVEKQTILSIIDIEKQAVEAITLPDTPDKLLTCLEVNGYLVIVYKEKIIYFDSRIKKISHFWKPPFVIKLCDRINDNILLLVSEDSTNIHFYTEFGNLLFATYFDEDDYNDDNNNDSSKDDSEKKKVAQYEISDFVFLDKSLITVSHSGKYQVWKLWEEIKQTQFDFRNPKCYVLTNTNNDVVIYSPVTSSSLNNDNLQVIKLPTKTFNNHIAFVKINSSLRLLATYVSNKNILLIHNLETNTWSSFADQNVLDLHWLGDNYLICHMKKDDGSTSLKCLQIPLQEANSDVELSDYVIWEYNVPENTIVFSLHVNTLFRYKLLKIKSKDHKASEKQAEALLKTAEIILVTDTQTIVFDVISTVHPCGLNIIKKFYQYLKINIPIDVLPNKIEWITNMKEGLLFFADRKFIKFGKLDGGGWQTLTLLNNIEKIVDVIRDEIFVIQGHNYVVYSLEDLWDDKKPLISIPIEEDLYPISTTPETATTHTLHCIFNSRFSKLVVKHQIYLDQLILAKLRDNINLEEISNDYRSLRPYKFALEKILSTKILQSDSLDDILKLIKMYDNTDSEHNISVPTHGGMLEIISNCLRKIETKYWNHLFTNLKMTPRDLLALCIEENEAKMLGVLLLVFLNYDEKDLGDDLHFKKTDLETKESKTVNDDSTKTSGKSVTNLLKDEELMLKVLELLVTSAANATDTIKATDSWDMCFQLIRLLKELDRENNTQLVQKALERFK is encoded by the coding sequence atgcacTTATGGCCAGTTAGTCCGCCCCAAATGCTTAGGATTCCGCCACGCAACGCAGAATTAGGTGGCGGCACTAAAATGGATGATCGCAATATCCTCCAATCAATGACACTACCCCAGGCCAATGTTCTTATCATGCTGACTCCGACAAGAGTGCTCATTTACAATTTCAAACCAATGGCGCTGGTGGCTAGCCATGAACGAACAATGGCTTCTCTCCAGGAGTTTGGTGATAACAGATCAATGAAAAGATCAGCTCCGTATAATGATATCATCGAAGGACTTATTTCTAAAAAAGACTCGCAGTACCTATTGTGGCACCAAGGAAAGCTGATATTTTACGTTATGACAGataaaaactttcttttaacctaccaaattttgaaaaactgcACAAACGAAACAatttttaaagaatatGGCATTCCCGTCATAGAGCCTCTTCTAAtgaatgaagaagaagcgAACAGTGCTGAATATGATTATAATACCGATGATGACACTCTGACAGTATTCGATAAGAATAATTCTTCAAGAATTATACAAAATGGGTTTGGCATAACTAAGGAAAAAGGGTTTttacattttctttctaacCAAGAAAACATCGATGAACTTCCGGTGAAAAAACTGGAACTTCGTTTAAAAGTTGTTTTAAAATTTGACTATGAAATTATAGACATGATTGGCATCAAgacattttccaaagtCGGAGATGGACGTTATGAAGAAGTTTTGATAGTTTTGTTTCCTCACGGATTGCAAATACTTACAATATCGGACTTTAAAGTTAGCAAGAGCTCGTTGGTTGAAGTGAAAAATGGATCCAAAACAATTGTGTGTAATAAACAATTAATGGTTTTATCTCATGATCCCGTGGAAAAGCAAACCATATTAAGCATTATAGACATAGAAAAACAAGCTGTTGAGGCAATAACACTGCCGGACACACCAGATAAACTACTGACGTGTCTAGAAGTTAATGGGTATCTGGTCATTGtttataaagaaaagataatcTACTTTGATTCAAggattaaaaaaataagccATTTCTGGAAACCGCCATTTGTAATAAAACTTTGCGACAGAattaatgataatatattACTTCTGGTTTCTGAGGATAGTACTAACATCCATTTTTACACAGAATTTggaaatcttttatttgcCACgtattttgatgaagacgactataatgatgataacaataatgaCAGTAGCAAGGATGacagtgaaaaaaaaaaagtggcCCAGTATGAGATATCTGACTTTGTATTTTTGGATAAATCGCTAATAACAGTGTCTCATTCtggaaaatatcaagtTTGGAAATTATGGgaagaaataaaacaaaCGCAATTTGATTTTAGAAACCCGAAATGCTACGTATTAACCAATACTAACAATGATGTAGTCATATATTCACCCGTGACAAGTTCATCTTTgaataatgataatttaCAAGTCATAAAACTTCCTACAAAAACTTTCAATAATCATATCGCTTTTGTGAAAATCAATTCTTCCTTGAGGTTACTTGCTACTTATGTGTCGAACAAGAATATACTACTGATTCATAATTTAGAAACCAATACGTGGTCTAGTTTTGCAGACCAAAACGTATTGGATTTACATTGGCTCGGTGATAATTATTTGATTTGTCATATGAAGAAAGATGACGGCTCAACAAGTTTGAAATGTCTACAAATTCCTCTACAAGAAGCGAATTCGGATGTGGAACTATCAGATTATGTTATTTGGGAATACAATGTTCCAGAGAATACAATTGTTTTCAGTTTACACGTTAATACTCTATTCCGGTATAAGTTGTTGAAGATTAAATCCAAGGACCACAAAGCTTCCGAGAAGCAAGCCGAAGCATTACTTAAAACAGCTGAGATTATTTTAGTTACTGATACTCAAACGATTGTTTTTGATGTGATTTCTACTGTCCATCCATGTGGATTAaacatcatcaaaaaattttaccaGTATCTTAAAATTAACATTCCAATTGATGTTTTACCCAACAAAATTGAGTGGATAACTAACATGAAAGAGGGcttgttattttttgcCGAcagaaaatttataaagTTTGGCAAACTGGATGGAGGAGGTTGGCAAACCTTAACTCTGTTGAAtaatatagaaaaaatagtcGATGTTATAAGGGACGAAATATTTGTAATCCAGGGCCATAATTACGTCGTATACTCTTTAGAAGATTTATGGGATGATAAAAAGCCACTAATTTCTATCCCCATCGAAGAAGATCTGTATCCAATATCAACCACGCCGGAAACAGCTACTACACATACACTTCACTGCATTTTCAACTCGAGATTTTCCAAATTGGTGGTAAAACACCAAATATACCTCGATCAATTAATCTTAGCCAAATTAAGAGACAATATCAATTTGGAGGAAATCTCAAACGATTATCGTTCACTAAGGCCTTATAAATTTGCGCTCGAAAAGATTTTGTCTACTAAAATACTACAAAGCGACTCTTTGGATGATATCCTGAAATTAATTAAGATGTATGATAACACCGATTCAGAGCATAATATTTCAGTACCTACCCACGGTGGTATGTTAGAAATTATTAGTAATTGCTTAAGAAAGATCGAAACCAAGTACTGGAACCATCTTTTCACTAACTTGAAGATGACACCAAGGGATTTGCTAGCCCTCTGtatagaagaaaatgaggCTAAAATGCTTGGCGTACTTCTCTTggtatttttgaattacGATGAGAAAGATTTGGGAGATGATTTACATTTTAAAAAAACAGAtttagaaacaaaagaaagcaaaactGTAAACGATGATTCTACAAAAACGTCAGGTAAATCTGTCACTAATTTGTTGaaggatgaagaattaATGCTTAAAGTCTTGGAGCTTTTGGTGACAAGTGCTGCGAACGCTACGGACACAATAAAAGCTACCGATTCGTGGGACATGTGTTTCCAATTAATACGCTTACTCAAGGAATTGGACAGAGAGAACAACACACAATTGGTCCAAAAGGCTCTCGAGAGATTTAAATAA
- the AFB1 gene encoding Afb1p (MATalpha-specific a-factor blocker~similar to YLR040C), which translates to MIFTPSFHFIKNVFLVSLLVSHSYGAKTITSTSADDTFARSAAADADMAFFMEFLNDFDTAFPQYTSYMMQNHLTLPQAVADYYYHMVDLTSTADLQSDIAQSFPFTQFQTFITGFPWYTSLLNKASATTIYLPQHFITDETEATMTNSSYISQTSSASNSIPSSTANASQSIIPKANNKNSTATLTSTSNSSSASSTSQSQNGAHAKSLYLPMALFGILAAAL; encoded by the coding sequence ATGATATTTACTCCCTCTTTCCACttcattaaaaatgttttcCTAGTGAGCCTTTTGGTCAGCCATAGTTATGGTGCAAAGACTATTACGTCCACTTCCGCTGACGATACATTTGCCAGGTCCGCAGCCGCAGATGCAGACATGGCGTTCTTCATGGAGTTTTTAAACGATTTTGATACTGCCTTTCCACAGTATACCTCGTACATGATGCAGAACCATCTAACTCTACCCCAAGCTGTTGCTGACTACTATTATCACATGGTTGACTTGACCTCGACGGCAGATTTGCAATCTGATATCGCTCAGAGTTTCCCTTTCACTCAGTTCCAAACATTTATTACGGGCTTTCCATGGTATACATCTTTACTAAACAAAGCCTCGGCTACGACCATATACCTACCACAACATTTCATAACAGATGAGACAGAGGCCACCATGACTAACTCCTCTTATATCAGCCAAACATCCTCTGCTTCCAATTCTATTCCTTCCTCGACAGCTAACGCAAGCCAGTCCATTATTCCCAAGGccaacaataaaaatagcACAGCAACACTCACATCAAcatcaaattcttcatcagcGTCTAGCACTAGTCAATCACAAAATGGTGCCCATGCCAAAAGCTTGTATCTCCCAATGGCATTGTTTGGGATCCTTGCAGCTGCCCTTTGA
- the PDC1 gene encoding indolepyruvate decarboxylase 1 (Major of three pyruvate decarboxylase isozymes~similar to YLR044C), which translates to MSEITLGKYLFERLKQVNVNTVFGLPGDFNLSLLDKIYEVEGMRWAGNANELNAAYAADGYARIKGMSCIITTFGVGELSALNGIAGSYAEHVGVLHVVGVPSISAQAKQLLLHHTLGNGDFTVFHRMSANISETTAMITDIATAPAEIDRCIRTTYVTQRPVYLGLPANLVDLNVPAKLLQTPIDMSLKPNDAESEKEVIDTILALVKDAKNPVILADACCSRHDVKAETKKLIDLTQFPAFVTPMGKGSIDEQHPRYGGVYVGTLSKPEVKEAVESADLILSVGALLSDFNTGSFSYSYKTKNIVEFHSDHMKIRNATFPGVQMKFVLQKLLTTIADAAKGYKPVSVPAKTPANAAVPASTPLKQEWMWNQLGNFLQEGDVVIAETGTSAFGINQTTFPNNTYGISQVLWGSIGFTTGATLGAAFAAEEIDPKKRVILFIGDGSLQLTVQEISTMIRWGLKPYLFVLNNDGYTIEKLIHGPKAQYNEIQGWDHLSLLPTFGAKDYETHRVATTGEWDKLTQDKSFNDNSKIRMIEIMLPVFDAPQNLVEQAKLTAATNAKQ; encoded by the coding sequence ATGTCTGAAATTACTTTGGGTAAATATTTGTTCGAAAGATTAAAGCAAGTCAACGTCAACACCGTTTTCGGTTTGCCAGGTGACTTCAACTTGTCCTTGTTGGACAAGATCTACGAAGTTGAAGGTATGAGATGGGCTGGTAACGCCAACGAATTGAACGCTGCTTACGCCGCTGATGGTTACGCTCGTATCAAGGGTATGTCTTGTATCATCACCACCTTCGGTGTCGGTGAATTGTCCGCTTTGAACGGTATTGCCGGTTCTTACGCTGAACACGTTGGTGTTTTGCACGTTGTTGGTGTCCCATCCATCTCTGCTCAAGCTAAGCAATTGTTGTTGCACCACACCTTGGGTAACGGTGACTTCACTGTTTTCCACAGAATGTCTGCCAACATTTCTGAAACCACTGCTATGATCACTGACATTGCTACCGCTCCAGCTGAAATTGACAGATGTATCAGAACCACTTACGTCACTCAAAGACCCGTCTACTTGGGTTTGCCAGCTAACTTGGTTGACTTGAACGTCCCAGCTAAGTTGTTGCAAACTCCAATTGACATGTCTTTGAAGCCAAACGATGCTGAATCCGAAAAGGAAGTCATTGACACCATCTTGGCTTTGGTCAAGGACGCTAAGAACCCAGTTATCTTAGCTGATGCTTGTTGTTCCAGACACGACGTCAAGGCTGAAACCAAGAAGTTGATTGACTTGACTCAATTCCCAGCCTTCGTCACCCCAATGGGTAAGGGTTCCATTGACGAACAACACCCAAGATATGGTGGTGTTTACGTCGGTACCTTGTCCAAGCCAGAAGTTAAGGAAGCCGTTGAATCTGCTGACTTGATTTTGTCTGTCGGTGCTTTGTTGTCTGATTTCAACACCGGTTCTTTCTCTTACTCTTACAAGACCAAGAACATTGTTGAATTCCACTCTGACCACATGAAGATCAGAAACGCCACTTTCCCAGGTGTCCAAATGAAATTCGTTTTGCAAAAGTTGTTGACCACTATTGCTGACGCCGCTAAGGGTTACAAGCCAGTTTCTGTCCCAGCTAAGACTCCAGCTAACGCTGCTGTCCCAGCCTCTACTCCATTGAAGCAAGAATGGATGTGGAACCAATTGGGTAACTTCTTGCAAGAAGGTGATGTTGTTATTGCTGAAACCGGTACCTCCGCTTTCGGTATCAACCAAACCACTTTCCCAAACAACACCTACGGTATCTCTCAAGTCTTATGGGGTTCCATTGGTTTCACCACTGGTGCTACCTTGGGTGCTGCCTTCGCtgctgaagaaattgaccCAAAGAAGAGAGTTATCTTATTCATTGGTGACGGTTCTTTGCAATTGACTGTCCAAGAAATCTCCACTATGATTAGATGGGGTTTGAAGCCATACTTATTCGTCTTGAACAACGATGGTTACaccattgaaaagttgATTCACGGTCCAAAGGCTCAATACAACGAAATTCAAGGTTGGGACCACCTATCCTTGTTGCCAACTTTCGGTGCTAAGGACTACGAAACCCACAGAGTCGCTACTACTGGTGAATGGGACAAGTTGACCCAAGACAAGTCTTTCAACGACAACTCTAAGATTAGAATGATTGAAATCATGTTGCCAGTCTTCGATGCTCCACAAAACTTGGTTGAACAAGCTAAGTTGACTGCTGCTACCAACGCCAAGCAATAA
- the TRX1 gene encoding thioredoxin TRX1 (Cytoplasmic thioredoxin isoenzyme~similar to YLR043C), with the protein MVTQFKTASEFDSAIAQDKLVVVDFYATWCGPCKMIAPMIEKFSEQYPQADFYKLDVDELGDVAQKNEVSAMPTLLLFKNGKEVAKVVGANPAAIKQAIAANA; encoded by the coding sequence ATGGTTACTCAATTCAAAACTGCCAGCGAATTCGACTCTGCAATTGCTCAAGACAAGCTAGTTGTTGTGGATTTCTACGCCACTTGGTGCGGTCCATGTAAAATGATTGCTCCAatgattgaaaaattctctgAACAATACCCACAAGCTGATTTCTACAAACTGGACGTTGATGAATTAGGTGATGTTgctcaaaaaaatgaagtttCCGCTATGCCAACTTTGCTCCTGTTCAAGAATGGTAAGGAAGTTGCAAAGGTTGTCGGTGCCAACCCAGCTGCTATTAAGCAAGCCATTGCCGCTAATGCTTAA